In Oncorhynchus tshawytscha isolate Ot180627B linkage group LG06, Otsh_v2.0, whole genome shotgun sequence, the following are encoded in one genomic region:
- the LOC112252142 gene encoding prostaglandin E2 receptor EP4 subtype-like, giving the protein MNDTSNFTTHTVPYKSAAAMALPVFMFAVGIIGNIIAIAALSGSKQGRKSSAFFALVCGLAITDLLGTCLASPITIATYLDKNVLHDRHLCEFHSFLLLFFGVAGLSIICAMSAERYLAICCPYTYQRWGIGPHFARKCLFCIYLSNIIFCCLPVMGMTESMSQPSKTWCFINWMAHEPLSAAYSFLYASVSFLLILMTIVLNFAVCGTLLIMHRRKIQRPVTRGSPRAHWTALSSGVEAQMMTVLVVTSMVVLGCSAPLVVRVFANQISREDNSHADLKAIRIAAVNAILDPWIYILLRRTLFSKIRRLSKRVYSGRQGK; this is encoded by the exons ATGAACGACACAAGTAATTTCACTACACACACTGTGCCTTACAAGTCAGCTGCAGCCATGGCTTTACCTGTATTTATGTTTGCAGTTGGTATCATTGGAAATATAATAGCAATAGCCGCTCTATCTGGATCTAAGCAAGGTCGCAAGTCGTCCGCGTTCTTCGCCTTAGTTTGCGGTTTGGCTATCACCGATCTTCTTGGGACTTGTCTGGCCAGCCCAATCACTATAGCCACTTACCTCGATAAAAATGTACTCCACGACCGTCATCTTTGTGAATTCCATTCATTTTTGTTGCTGTTCTTCGGAGTGGCAGGACTAAGTATTATATGCGCAATGTCTGCTGAGCGCTACCTCGCAATATGCTGCCCTTACACATACCAAAGATGGGGAATTGGCCCACATTTTGCACGCAAGTGCTTGTTTTGCATTTATCTCAGCAACATTATATTTTGTTGTCTTCCAGTGATGGGTATGACTGAAAGCATGAGCCAGCCCTCCAAAACCTGGTGCTTCATCAACTGGATGGCTCATGAGCCGTTGTCTGCAGCCTATTCGTTTTTATATGCAAGTGTGAGTTTTCTACTCATATTGATGACGATAGTCCTCAACTTTGCAGTTTGTGGCACTCTATTGATAATGCATCGCAGGAAAATCCAACGTCCAGTTACTAGAGGGAGCCCACGGGCGCATTGGACAGCGCTTTCCTCCGGCGTGGAAGCCCAAATGATGACGGTGCTCGTGGTGACCTCGATGGTTGTTTTAGGTTGCTCAGCGCCGCTGGTG GTACGCGTATTTGCTAACCAGATATCACGGGAAGATAATTCCCATGCAGATTTGAAGGCTATACGGATTGCCGCCGTCAACGCCATCCTTGACCCTTGGATCTACATTTTGCTGAGAAGGACTCTGTTCAGTAAAATTCGGAGATTATCTAAACGGGTTTACAGTGGTCGACAAGGCAAATAA